The sequence below is a genomic window from Diospyros lotus cultivar Yz01 unplaced genomic scaffold, ASM1463336v1 superscaf3, whole genome shotgun sequence.
AATTCTGGAATAGCTTCCAAATTGCCTAGCTGGTTACCCCCTTTGAAAAGAAAAGTGAGAGATCCTTAGGTTTGTTAACGTTGAATGCCAAAAAAATCTGATTATGTTTTTCTAAATTCTATGATTGTAGTGGTGTCTTATTAGTTTTCTTGAACATGtaagtattttcttatttgatgTTCTTCTGATTGCCTAAGTaatcttttgatgatttcaGATAAAACTGGATGGGCTTTTACATAGTGATGACAACTGCGCACTCAAGGTTAAGCTTCTCAGATACAGTTGTTTCCACTAACTTGATCCCTTGCCATGCGTATTGCATTAAATTTAAGTTCCCTTTCATGGTGATATGCCTGGAAGTCACTGAATTTAAGCCAATTCATTTCGCTGCAAAATTATGTAACTATATATTGCTACTGAATCACTGTTCATAAATCTGACAGCATTATTTCAGAGAAACAAAGAAACGTTTTCTGAATTTCATAACATTTGGCTGGAATCCTAAACTCAAGGGAGAGGAGGTTGACAGACCATGTAAAGTAGTGCATGGAAAAGCCTGAATAAATAATACCTTCCTAACTGTCTGGGTGCAAAACCATACAGCTATACTAATTACTTTTGGTGTATGTTATCTGCTTGTGGTTGTCTGAAACAAAGTTGTCTGTTTATGCAATATATTTCACACAGCTCCTCTTTTGAAGTTCAAGTTAAAATAAGGGTTTTGTATTGATATTCTCTATTAGAAAATGTAACTTTCTATCTTTCTATTCTTTACATTCTTGTCTAATTTTCTTCAGGAAATTGCTAGACAATTATGTGCAGAGCATGAATTATTGTTCTCAAAAATGGTAATGTGGCTACTGTTTCAGACCTTATGCTGCATTTTAAAGCCAGTTGAGTAAGCATTTCTGATCTTGAGATGATTCCTGTAGGCATCATTTGATGATAACTCCCAGTTCATGATAGCAATGTTAAAGTGAGTGTGCTATTGAAATATGTCCCTGATGTACCATTGTTGTCCTCTAATTCAATCTCttgttaattttattctatGATTTTTCAATCTCTTGTTCTTTTTGTATATGCTACTCACTTGTGATAAATTGTTGGCAGGGAATGTGGGTTAGCTCATAAAACAGTTATTTTTGTGTTGGATGAGTTTGACCTATTTGCACAGGTGTGATTCCCTTAATCCCATTTGGTTTCTGTTCTCTTTGCTCAGTATTGAGATCTGGAAGTTGAGCTCAGACCTCCCATTGGCCTctaaatctttttcttcttttcttcttcttctccttctccttccttgtccatctctttttcctttgttaCTTGTGACAAGTATGTGCATGATTATTTTGTGTCTGTACATGGATGATAGTCCTTGTAAACTATCTTGTAGAGACATCTGCGAGTGGTATTATGGTTTTGAGGTTTGTTCTCTTCTTTCCTCCAACACTTTGTCAGGGCAAGCAACGGCTGCTTTATAGCTTGCTAGATGCAATGCAATCTGTAGCATCACAAGCTGTTGTAGTTGGCATGAGTTGTCGATTGGTAAGTTGCTTcacatttaatataattttatgtggTGAATATTTCCTTCTTCCAAAAGTTAAGAGCTTCATTAGCATCCAATAGGTTTGAAATCTGAATGTCAGTGCATGGAAACTTAGGTTTAGTAATTTATGATACttatcccaaaaaaataaaataaagttttggTTATCTATTGTTGAACTTGAGTTTTAAACTTcttaagaataaaacaaaattgcaTTCAAAAGGCCTGTTTGAGTGGAATACTCATCAGTAATGCATGGGCTACTCATGTAAAGCTGATTGGAAAAATGTTCTGCAATTTCTTGAGAACACTGATAAATTTAGTGGTATATCATACAGGATGCTGATCAGCTCTTGGAAAAAAGAGTAAGATCTCGTTTCTCACATAGGAAACTGTTGTTTCTTCCTCCATCAAAAGAGGATTTGCATAGGTAATTTCTCTATTATATGCCTTTAGAATACTGCTGTAGCTTTTTGCCTGGTCTATGATTCTAGATAAAAGCACTTTTGCATTGATCTTCTTTCCTGTTTATTTTGCAGACTGTTAAAGCATGTCCTACTCTTGCCAACAGATTCAAGCATTCCTAGTGATTATGTAGCTGAGTTCAATGAGAAACTTGTTGTATCCTTTGCTATATTTGTTCTTCCTAATTGCATAGCCATCTTTGGTATAGGGCATACAAACACCTTAGTAGCAATAGTATCTTGAACTTTAGGGAAGATAGGAGCTCCAACTCATATTAATTGCTTAGTGTTTTCAAGTTTAAACATGAATAGGATGCTATACCTGACTAGtatctttatttttccatttcaaGCTCATTACCCCCTTCCCCACCTGCCATTTTCCTTTCCCTATGAAGCTGTTACAAGGTTTAATTGTTTATCTTGGAGATGTAGGACGGATCTGGAATCTGCTAATACCAACTGATTCGAGCCTTAATTAGGGTAAGAGTTAGAAGGCTAGGAAAAATTGTAGAGAAGTCTAGGGTTTTGATATGTAATGGGTTGGTGGGTTGCAATTTCAAGCAAAAGAAGGCTGAAAAGATGGATTTTGGGGGCTGAAAACTGAATTGAAACTAGGGTtacgaaaatcagaatttgaaattgaaacatTACGAAAATCAGAATTCTGGGCATCATACATAGGGTACCTTAGGCGTCACATCTTGGGTTAAAATTGCTTC
It includes:
- the LOC127793435 gene encoding origin of replication complex subunit 4-like — translated: MGAANPAAEALIFLRRRICSPKFVFSPFSDSPHSNFSKLKFIISSSVTEACNNSVLLLGPRGCGKMAVVDLVLEDLLKEYPDMISVIKLDGLLHSDDNCALKEIARQLCAEHELLFSKMASFDDNSQFMIAMLKECGLAHKTVIFVLDEFDLFAQGKQRLLYSLLDAMQSVASQAVVVGMSCRLDADQLLEKRVRSRFSHRKLLFLPPSKEDLHRLLKHVLLLPTDSSIPSDYVAEFNEKLVVSFAIFVLPNCIAIFGIGHTNTLVAIVS